In one Gracilinanus agilis isolate LMUSP501 chromosome 6, AgileGrace, whole genome shotgun sequence genomic region, the following are encoded:
- the LOC123251093 gene encoding 28S ribosomal protein S12, mitochondrial-like codes for MACPNLLCCLNSSLSQTLCLAMKVQQPVSQQRCPMATLNQMHRRGRPKWPETGPSPMNRCPQLKAVVLKTMIRKPKKPNSANCKCCRVRLSTGQEAICFSPGEGHNLQEHNVVLVEGGRTQDLPGIKLKVVRGKHDCSHVQKKK; via the coding sequence ATGGCGTGTCCCAACCTCCTTTGCTGTTTGAACTCTTCTCTGAGCCAGACTCTCTGCCTGGCGATGAAGGTGCAGCAGCCGGTCAGCCAGCAACGCTGTCCTATGGCCACACTCAACCAGATGCACCGCCGTGGCCGCCCCAAATGGCCCGAAACAGGCCCCAGCCCCATGAACAGGTGTCCCCAGCTCAAGGCTGTGGTGCTAAAGACGATGATCAGGAAGCCCAAGAAGCCCAACTCTGCCAACTGCAAGTGCTGCCGCGTGCGCCTGAGCACTGGCCAGGAGGCCATCTGCTTCAGCCCCGGCGAGGGCCACAACCTCCAGGAGCACAACGTGGTCTTGGTGGAGGGAGGCCGAACCCAGGACCTGCCCGGCATCAAGCTCAAAGTGGTGCGTGGCAAGCATGACTGCAGTCACGTACAGAAGAAGAAGTGA